Proteins encoded in a region of the Quercus lobata isolate SW786 chromosome 8, ValleyOak3.0 Primary Assembly, whole genome shotgun sequence genome:
- the LOC115957077 gene encoding uncharacterized protein LOC115957077 codes for MDENHDDVTISTFKSGLPTEHGLRKSLTGKPVTSVRQLMDRIDKYKRVENDQLQGKGKEKIIPPKGNDYRSERYNSNQPRRDFSRQARQANMQAVNAVFREPVQQVLEQVKNESFFKWPSKMAEDSSKRNQNLYCHYHQDHGHTIEDCRNLWNHLDQLVRERKLRHLLHPFSSHLGQVVQEPRKDVSLRPPMGTIHVIFATPGRTGSFPSGVLSVARLPAKDGEKESKRSKKGNSPVLAFSDEDKIGTIQPHDDALVVTLRIGRFDVKRVLVDPGSAVEVMYPDLYRGLNLKPEDLTAYDSPLISFEWKTVIPKGQIRLPIQTRSEVVEVDFIVVDAYSPYTAIVARRWLHALGAVSSTLHQKLHETEMRYLPLEKAILAVMHATRKLPHYFQAHMVIVLTQLPLRSVLRSADYTGRIAIWSTLLGAFDIKYMPRTSVKGKSSRI; via the exons ATGGATGAAAACCACGATGACGTCAccatcagcacattcaaaagtggtctccccaccgagcacGGTTTAAGAAAGTCTCTAACTGGTAAACCCGTCACCAGCGTTCGCCAACTGATGGATAGgattgacaaatacaaaagggtggaaAATGACCAActacaagggaaaggaaaggagaagatcatccCCCCCAAAGGGAATGATTACAGGTCGGAACGATATAACAGTAACCAGCCGAGAAGGGATTTTTCGAGACAGGCTAGACAAGCTAACATGCAAGCGGTTAATGCCGTATTTAGAGAGCCGGTGCAACAGGTTCTGGAGCAAGTCAAAAATGAGTctttcttcaaatggccgagtAAAATGGCCGAAGACTCCTCAAAGCGCAACCAGAACCTGTATTGTCAttatcatcaagaccatgggcataccaTCGAGGATTGTAgaaatctatggaatcacctggATCAGTTAGTACGAGAAAGAAAATTACGCCACCTTTTACACCCCTTCAGCAGTCATCTGGGCCAGGTAGTTCAAGAGCCTCGAAAAGATGTATCTTTGAGACCTCCCATGGGGACGATACACGTCATTTTCGCCACTCCCGGGAGGACCGGCTCTTTTCCTTCTGGGGTACTGTCTGTGGCTCGGCTTCCCGCCAAGGATGGTGAAAAGGAgtccaaaagatctaaaaaggGAAACTCACCTGTGCTGGcgttctcggatgaggataagataggaactatccaacctcaTGATGATGCTTTGGTAGTTACGTTGAGGATTGGAAGGTTCGACGTGAAGAGAGTGCTGGTAGACCCGGGCAGTGCTGTGGAAGTGATGTACCCTGATCTGTACAGGGGGCTGAACCTAAAGCCTGAGGACTTAACGGCATATGACTCTCCTCTTATAAGTTTCGAATGGAAGACTGTCATACCAAAAGGGCAGATCAGATTGCCCATACAGACCAGatcagaggtggtggaggtggattttatcgtggtcgacgcCTACTCACCCTACACGGCTATAGTAGCCAGACGTTGGCTCCACGCCCTGGGAGCCGTTTCTTCTACACTTCATCAGAAG TTACATGAAACTGAAATGCGCTACTTACCACTGGAGAAGGCAATTCTTGCTGTAATGCATGCAACGCGAAAACTTCCTCACTACTTTCAGGCACATATGGTCATTGTCCTGACTCAACTTCCCCTCAGGTCGGTGCTCCGAAGCGCCGATTACACAGGAAGAATCGCCATATGGAGTACGCTTCTAGGGGCTTTCGATATTAAGTACATGCCTCGGACCTCTGTCAAGGGAAAGTCCTCGCGGATCTAG
- the LOC115957080 gene encoding uncharacterized protein LOC115957080, whose amino-acid sequence MVIIIETRIGGSRAKDITDTLPFDGAITTDTIGYAGGLWLLWKSDEVEVTQLAKTEQEIHVVIKCGGNPVNMSRALLFKDCLDSCGMLDMGFHGARYTWVNKQDEGFFIQERLDRAFANCVWSNLYPEATVRHLTRIHSDHCPILLSLENTPELQLPRPFRFQPMWMSHPLFEKLLSDNWTDQQELEANMQNFTEAVKRWNKEIFGNIFQRKARIEARLKGIQKALAYGPSRFLIRLDKQLSEEYWEVSQQEKEFWSVKSRYNWLIQGDRNTAFFHMSTLVRRKRNKISCLKDRMGNLVHRKEEIAELLREGFSALFETSQCLAQRAPWDIPSWHSCVMEDEREVLEEGVTSKEVEISL is encoded by the exons ATGGTAATCATAATTGAAACTCGTATTGGAGGGAGCAGAGCTAAGGATATCACTGACACTCTGCCTTTTGATGGAGCAATTACTACAGACACCATTGGCTACGCTGGCGGACTTTGGCTGTTGTGGAAATCTGATGAGGTAGAAGTCACTCAATTGGCAAAAACTGAGCAGGAAATCCATGTTGTTATCAAG TGTGGTGGTAACCCGGTTAATATGAGTAGAGCCCTCTTGTTCAAAGACTGTCTGGATTCTTGTGGAATGTTAGATATGGGGTTTCATGGAGCCAGATACACTTGGGTTAATAAGCAGGATGAGGGGTTTTTTATTCAGGAACGGTTAGATAGAGCTTTTGCTAATTGTGTTTGGTCTAATCTGTATCCAGAAGCCACTGTGAGACATTTAACTAGGATTCACTCAGATCACTGTCCAATCCTTTTGTCCTTAGAGAATACCCCAGAGTTACAACTTCCCAGACCTTTCAGGTTTCAACCGATGTGGATGTCTCATCctctttttgagaaattattatCGGATAATTGGACGGATCAACAGGAGTTGGAAGCAAACATGCAGAATTTCACTGAGGCAGTAAAGAGATGGAATAAGGagatttttggaaatatttttcagaGAAAGGCAAGAATTGAAGCAAGACTTAAGGGTATCCAAAAAGCTTTAGCTTATGGTCCCAGTAGGTTCCTCATTAGGTTAGATAAGCAGTTGAGTGAGGAGTATTGGGAAGTCAGTCAACAGGAAAAGGAGTTTTGGTCTGTTAAATCTCGGTATAATTGGCTTATCCAAGGCGACAGGAACACAGCTTTCTTCCACATGTCCACTCTGGTtagaagaaaaaggaataaaatttcCTGTCTTAAAGATAGGATGGGGAATCTTGTTCACAGGAAGGAGGAGATAGCTGAACTTTTGAGGGAAGGGTTCTCTGCTCTTTTTGAAACTAGTCAGTGTTTAGCTCAGAGGGCTCCATGGGACATTCCAAGTTGGCACAGCTGTGTAATGGAGGATGAAAGAGAAGTGCTTGAGGAAGGTGTGACTAGTAAGGAGGTCGAGATCAGTTTGTGA